The DNA region tggacagagctcccaggacagctgagagggtgtccccaccccaccacctACCTTCCCTGCAGCTCTGGTAAATCCTCCTCAGCAGCCGTGAGCACGACTCATCCGTCCAGTCGTGCAGGACGCGGGCGAGGATGTACAGGTCCGCCTCCGGAAGGGGGTCCTTAAAGAAATCCCCTGTAACACAGGGCGGGCCCCCCTGGGGTCAGCCCCTTGATCGACCGGGGCCAGCACCCCAGCGTGGAAGGGTCACCTGTGTTGACCGAGCCTTCCCGAGATCTCCCCGGCTAGtgaccacccccacacacacccggcCCTAGCCCCAAACAGCGCTCGACTCTTGCGACGTTTTTCCTGCAAAGCCATCGGTTTTGGAAGACGTCTCGGAGAGAGAGCCCGGTGCCCACAGGGCGAAGTCAGAGAGCCTGTGTGGCCCACACGCTGCCAACTCACGAGAACTTGGGGAGGGGGATGCGTAGAAGGACCGTCTGGACACCACCCTGGCGAGCCGAACGCCACGTGTCCAAGGCGACAGGGAGTCCCATCCCAGGTCTCGGTGGACGGTCCTCCGAATCAATAACTGTCCCCTGGTCGTGCCTTCAGCCCCCCCGTGCCTTGACTCCCATTCGGGAGTGTTTTGAATTCTCGGGCGTGTAGAATGTGCCTGGTGCTGTGGTGACAGATGACCAGAGCGTGGGGGGTTCAAACCACAGACGTTTGTCCTCTCTCCGTCCTGGCGAGCGGATGTCTGAGGTCCAGGGGTCCCAGGGCCACGTTCCCTCCCTCCGGGGGCTCCAGGGAGGGTCCCTCCTgtctctcccagctcctggggctccaggcgTCCCCGTGCTGGTGGCCGCCTCCCTCCCGTCTCTGCCTCCGTCCCCAcgtggcttctcctctgtgtctgtgtctcttctAAGGTCCCTGTCACTGGGAGCATGCAGTGCCCCCTTGACCCAGGGTGACTCCTCTCGGACCCTTCATCCCGTCTGCacagaccctgtttccaaataagctCCCACTGACAAATTCTCGGTGCCCGTGGACTTTGAGGGGACGCTATTCCACCCAGACAACAGTCAAGAAAGAATTTGTCGCCATTAAAACGATACACGTTTAACGCCGTTTTCCCACCGGCGGTGACTGACCGTTCTGTCCTGAGGGCGGCAggtgtggggggcgggggaagaGCCGTGTGTGGACATCCCACCCCTTGCAAGGCACCTGTgttcccccccccttccccatgGATGCAGAAAACCCACCTTCACGGAAGCTGATGCGTCCCCCGTCCGGGAACGGGAAGTGCTTCTTGGCCGTGCCCACCACTTGCGGGACGTCGAAAATGGTGACCTGACACCCGGGGTACAGAGAGACGCACTCCTTGGCCAGAGCCCCCGAACAGCCTGGAGGGAGACACACAGAGGGGGTGACGGGCGGAGGGGAACCATGAGCAGCGTCACCATGAGCCCCTGAGGCTCCGGGCTgggtggcaggggagggggaaACTTGGTCATCACGGTACCATCATCTGCAAGCCCCTGAACCTAGGTGGTCTTCCCGGCTGCACCGACCTGGGGTCCCACGTCCAGCACAGGCTCTGAGGTAGCTGTGTCCTCCTCCTGTGGCCGGGGGCAGCCGTCCACCCAGAGCAGGTGACGGCCACACGAACAAGGAAGCAGGAAGCCGCAGATGGACACCCCGTCCAGatgacaccccctcccccatgcacCTCCTGGGTCCTGGAGCTCCCACCCACCCGTGTTCTATTtttacccctcccttctcctacCCCAGGGAGGTCAATTCTGCATTCTGCCCTTGTTTACAGAAATAGGACCACCACGAAGAAGAATCCACCCTTCGTTACGAGAGAGCCGTCTGGGATCCAGACACGCGTTTCTCGGGGAAACGATGGCTCAGAGACACCAAGCAAGCGGGCTGAGGTCACACAGTCAAGCCGGAGGCGGGAGCCTGTGCTGAATCCAGGGTCAGCTCTCACAACTGTGGTGCAGCAGGAGGGAACAACTTCGGCCAAGGACAGTCTCATCCAGGGAGCCCTGTCCTCCTGCAGGCACCGAGCCTTTGCCTTTGCTGAGGGATAGAGGGACCCCCCCCAGTTCAGGAGGGTTGTCGCCTTGGGCCGGTGTGAACCAGCAGGGGCAGTGACCCCTAAAATCCTTATCTCACCAAGGGCTCCTGATTTCTGCACCTTGACTACAGAAAGGTGGCCTGGTTGTGTGCACCGACCGAGGGGATTACTTAACACAGACAAggcgcctgaccgggcggtggcgcaggggatagagcatcgacctggaaacactgaggtcgccggtttgaaaccctgggctttcccggtcaaggcacatatgggagttgatgcttcctgctcctacccccttctctctctctctctctctctctctctctcctctctaaaatgaataaataaaaaatatttaaaaacaaagacagacaAGGGACAGTCCTCAGTGTGGCCATCCCTACCTCAACTGAGCCTCACATCCTTACCCTTTAAGAGAAGAAGGAATCGTCACCTGCTCTCGAACTTGATCAAGGACACGCCCTGCTCAGCATCAAACCCTCAGCAGATGTTCAACTTCGGACGAGACACTCCTCCTGAGCCCGGGGTGACATCTGCCCCCCAGAACCCAGAAAACACCACAGGCCCAGACAGCCTATGCCTCCGCCAGCCTGTGACACCACGTGTCACCTCAGCGTCTCTGGGAATGGCTTTCTGgcagatgggggaggggacaggacatCTCCTTAGATGAaaccagaggtcaggaacctatggctcgcgagccagatgtggctctttggatggctgcctctggcttgcagacaaatctttcataaaaaaatagtgttaaaaatataaaacagccctggccggttggctcagcggtagagtgtcagcctggcgtgcggggaacccgggttcgattcccagccagggcacataggagaagcgcccatttgcttctccaccccccctccttcctctctgtctctctcttcccctcccgcagccgaggctgcattggagcaaagatggcccgggtgctggggatggctccttggcctctgccccaggcgctagagtggctctggtcgcggcagagcaatgacccggaggggcagagcgtcgcccctggtgggcgtgccaggtggatcccggtcgggcgcatgcgggagtctgtttgactgtctctccccgtttccagcttcagaaaaatacaaaaataaataaataaataaatatataaaacattctcatggattacaatccattcatttcctaccgctcacgttcatggttgcgggtggctggagccaatcacagctgtcctccgggacaacaccacatttttattgaataatgtgtcACAtccacgggtcattgtatggctctcacggaatgacattttaaaatctgtggcgttcatggctctctcagccaaaaaggttcccaacccctggactaAAACATCCACTTTGGGGCTGGGCGATGCCTGGGGTGACCCCTGGACTGGCCACATCGGCATTTCTGGAAGCCGGTCAGAAGCTCAGATTCCCAGCCCCGCCCAGGTGTGCAGGGTCAGAGCCTCAAGAGGGTGGTGGTGTGCCCATATCTGAGTTGTGACGGGTCCCACAGGGGGTCCCGACTGTCCTCACATTGACAACCATGAACCTTCAGATGTTGTTAATTGCCTGTGGGTGGTGAGGAGCTGAAGTCAAGATAGCCCTCAGGATGCGGAAGGAAGATCTCGCACATCCTGTCCCGACTGGGATTTCCGTTCTCACTCCTTCGCTTGTTTACAAGGAATTATTCAAACATGGTTAGGACGCTCCtcatacagaatttttttttccttcttttttgtatttttctgaagctggaaacggggagagacagtcagacagactcccacatgcgcccgaccgggatccacccagcacgccctccaggggcgacgctctgcccctccggggtgtcgctctgccgtgaccagagtcactccagcgcctggggcagaggccaaggagccatccccagcgcccgggccatctttgctccaatggagccttggctgcgggaggggcagagagagacagagaggaaggggagggggaggggtggagaagcaaatgggcgcttctcctatgtgccctggccgggaatcgaacccgggtcccccgcacgccaggctgatgctctactgctgagccaaccagccagggccctcatagAGAATTTTAAGCAAGGAGATGCTCACCACCAAGGTCGCAGACGAGAGGGAACGGGGAGAGGTCGAAGGCAGTCATCACGCTTCTCCCTTGGACGCTCCAGACATCCTGCAGACCCCGCATAAACTGCAGCCTCTCCTCCTCGGACCTGGGGTGCGAAACCACCCCGCCAGCTAGTCAAAATCTCGCCACACCCACGGTGGTCACTGTGAGCAAGGACAGGAGGCGGCGTCCTGCTGAGCAAAGggctgccccccccacacacacacacacgccggGCTTGCGTTGTTGGTGAAATACAATCTCCGTGGTCCTCCAAGTATCTCTCTCATTCCACGTGGCGAGAGCCCCGGGTCGGGCGGCAACCTAGACCCAGCtcccggggtggggtgggaaccAATTCTCTTTCTCTGGAAGCCACGATGGAGCCCCGTCTCCATCGGAAGGGAAGTTCAGATGCTTCCTGATCAGGGACATCAATGTGTGTCCTCCACGCCACACGCCAGAGGGCAGGACTGTGAGGTCCACTTTGTAAGTCTCCACAtgctggggcaggggctcccAACAGCGGGGATTTGGGGAGATGGGCaagagacagtaagggagagggatctatctttctatctatctattatatcacctatctatccatcatctatcatctatctatctatcatctatctatccattatACCAcctatctgtctatcatctatctatcatctatctatctatctatctatctatctatcatctatctattatctatctatctatcttttacCTATCTATTATATCacctatctatccatcatctatctatctatctatctatctatcatctatcatctatctatctattatctatctatctatcttttatctatctattatatcacctatctatccatcatctatcatctatctatctatcatctatctgtctattatACCAcctatctgtctatcatctatctatcatctatcatctatctatctatctatctatcatctatctatcatcatctatttatctattatatcacctatctatccatcatctatcatctatctaactatcatctatctatctatctatcaatctgtCTATTATCCATGTATCTACTAACCTACCTATGACAGTGACTATCAAGAAGACAATTGTGTTCCCAGGAGACATTCatcaatgtctggagacatttctgtTTGTTACACCTAGAGTGAGGGGTGGTCCTAGCACCTAGTGGGGGTAGACTAGGAAGGCTTCTCAGCACTCTACAGGTCACAGGACACCCCATGTCAGAGAGTCACCAGCCGCCGATGTTGGTAGGATTGAGGGTGAGAAACCCTGACCTAGCATGAGAGActttatcatctctctctctctctctctctctctctctctctctctcaatctggtctatctatgtatctatgtatccatccatccatccatccatccttccattcatccattcatccatccctttattatatctatccatccatcactTGTCCATCTATCTACATATCCATGAACCTATCTCCCTATCACCCATCTGTGGAGCTATCTacacctatctatctatccatagATATCATCTATTGATATCTATTAATATTTACCTATTTATAATCTATCAGTATATATCTACCAATGTATACCTACCATCTCCAGATCTATATTTCTctctagaaagagaggagaaggggaagggaggggagggacagggacCAGGTCTCgagaataagaaatgaaaaagtcAATAAGAATAATGGTAAGAGAGTCGATGTGTGGCATTACCTGTAGATGGCCGTGAAGAGTTCTTCTGAGGGGACCCCAAATGTGTTCAGATACTGGTTCTTTCCTTCCCTGAAATCAGGGAGCAAGGTTGTCACGAGAGGACTCACACGTTGCTGGAACATTTCCACTAACACATACAGGGGGacacccttcctcccctccaaTCATAGATGGGACGAGCAGGAAGCGTAAGAAAGTGACCAGACAGACCCACGCATTCCTTTCTCGGGCGAAAGGCGTGCATGTTCGGATCTGCGGGGTCCCCAGCTAGCACCTTTGTCTGAcgggaggaaagaaggaatgaGATTTAATAGCAGTAAAAAGAGAGTCTGGAAATGAGGTACCATGTGGGGACACCacgctctagagcagtggtccccaaccttttttgggccacagaccggtttaatgtcagaaaatattttcacggaccggcctttagggtgggacggataaatggatcatgtgaccgagacaagcgtcaagagtgagtcttagacggatgtaacagagggaatctggtcattttttaaaaacaaaacatcattcagacttaaatataaataaaacagaaataatgtaagttatttattctttctctgtggactggtaccaaatggcccacgaaccactaccggtccgtggcctgggggttggggaccactgccatagagtgACTCATTGCCTGGCATCTGAGGACAGAATGTTCCTCACAGGTGGGAAGATTGCTGGTCTACTTGTatctggatggatggatggatggatggatggatgatggatggatgggtggatggatggatggatggtgaatggatggatggatggtctaCCTGCatctggatggatggatggatggatggatggatggatgatggatggatggatggatggatggatggatggatgatggatggatggatggatgatggatggatggatggatggatgatggatggatggatggatggatggatgatggatggatggatggatgatggatggatggatggatgatggatggatggatggtgaatggatggatggatggtctaCATGCatctggatggatggatggatggatggatgatggatggatggacgaatggattgtgaatggatggatggatggatggatggatggatggatggatggtctaCCTGCAtctggacggatggatggatggatgatggatggatggacgaatggattgtgaatggatggatggatggatggatggatggatggatggtctaCCTGCatctggatggatggatggtctaCCTGGAGCTGGCTGGTGGTCTACCCCCagtttctcctccttccccgtAGCTGGGGAAAGAATTTCTGGGGCATCTAATCCCACCCTAAAGAGCTCCCTGGTGTCCAGGACAGCCACCATCAGCCCCGTCCTGTCAGAGATACAGTTCAACAGCCCAAGCTCTCCCTTCCACAGCTCTGAACAAGCCACTTTCCTGCAGACTCTCAAAGCACGAAGACTTCTTATCACAACGGATCTATCTCAAGTGACTTCCACAGGTCAACACCGGGTGACTTAATATCTTCTCTGGATTTCTAAACCCACAGGGGTCTCATTTTATCCTCCAAAAACCCAGGCATGTTGACTCCTCAACGCCCTGACCCCGGCCCAGAGGCCGCCCTGGGATACAATCTACACCCACCTCACGGCCTGGGCCAGGTGTGCCCAGCACAGGTAGGTCGTCCTCCCCAGGTACAGAAGCATGTTCTGCTGGGACCGGGGGCTGGACCTGACCAGGTAGGTACTGGAGAGCTCCGTGTTTTTGTATAAAgctgaaaacagacaaaaaaaggcCAACAAAATAGTTAAATTTCAAGATGTTGCTGCATGCCATCACCAATGTTGACAACATCatgatatttgtgtgtgtgtgtgtgtgtgtgtgtgtgtgtgacagagacacggacagagagagggacagatagggacagacagagaggaaggagagacatgagaagcatcaattcttcattgtgacaccttagttgttcattgattgctttctcatatgtgccttgatgggggggggggggaggctacagcagactgagtgaccccttgctcgagccagcgaccttgggttcaagctggtgagctttgttcaaaccagatgagcccgtgctcaagctggcgacctcggggtcttgaacctggttcctccgtctcccagtccgacgctctatccactgcactaccgtctggtcaggcaacaacaTCATGACTTAAATGTGAACTTCCGCTGTGAGCGTGGAGAACCCAAAAGCTTGGAGCTTATCCTGAAGGAGCAGGTGACCAGAGGGAAGGTCcccacagctggaatcttatcctgaaggagcaggtgaccagtgggaaggtccccacagctggaatcttatcctgaagaagcaggtgaccagtgggaaggtccccacagctggaatcttatcctgaagaagcaggtgaccagtgggaaGGTCCCCACAGTtggaatcttatcctgaagaagcaggtgtcCAGTGGAAAGGTCCCCACAGCTGGGAATTTATCCTGAAGGagcaggtgaccagtgggaaggtccccacagctggaatcttatcctgaaggagcaggtgaccagtgggaaggtccccacagctggaatcttatcctgaagaagcaggtgtccagtgggaaggtccccacagctggaatcttatcctgaagaagcaggtgaccagtgggaaggtccccacagctggaatcttatcctgaagaagcaggtgaccagtgggCATGTCCCCACAGTtggaatcttatcctgaagaagcaggtgtcCAGTGGAAAGGTCCCCACAGCTGGACtctta from Saccopteryx leptura isolate mSacLep1 chromosome X, mSacLep1_pri_phased_curated, whole genome shotgun sequence includes:
- the LOC136385710 gene encoding acetylserotonin O-methyltransferase-like encodes the protein MSSVGEEVTPRLLDEYTQGFMVSQVLFAACELGVFDVLAEAREPLGSDAVAARLGSSPRGIELLLDTCASLKLLHVETGGGRALYKNTELSSTYLVRSSPRSQQNMLLYLGRTTYLCWAHLAQAVREGKNQYLNTFGVPSEELFTAIYRSEEERLQFMRGLQDVWSVQGRSVMTAFDLSPFPLVCDLGGCSGALAKECVSLYPGCQVTIFDVPQVVGTAKKHFPFPDGGRISFREGDFFKDPLPEADLYILARVLHDWTDESCSRLLRRIYQSCREGGGVLVIESLLDADGRGPLTTQLFSLNMLVQTEGQERTPAQYQALLATAGFRDVRCQRTRGIYGAVLARK